A window of Candidatus Pantoea floridensis contains these coding sequences:
- a CDS encoding retron St85 family RNA-directed DNA polymerase has protein sequence MSLYTLIDKEVMMRDGFTQSVIDSSEPPKKWSIPKKNGGYRSIHHPSSKNKLLQYWLLTKVFDKLPQHDASYAFVKNRSIKDNALRHAKEKNNYYVKLDIKDFFPSIEFSDFEKCFLRYRELISIPTTWDESLLFLIKETCFLKPQKNLPVGFPSSPAIANFVARELDELILGELASYEKYNPIYTRYADDLVISVAEKGLSKEIIKAVKKAIKNCTCNFSLNEQKIKICSASGGSIIATGLKICNDHHLTLHKKMKDSIRLKLSLYSKGKLNIDELNKLSGYIAFAKSIDEHFYTKLNRKFFKELSSLENVHLKE, from the coding sequence ATGAGCCTTTACACTTTAATCGATAAAGAAGTAATGATGCGTGATGGGTTTACCCAATCTGTAATCGACTCTAGTGAGCCACCAAAAAAATGGTCAATACCTAAAAAAAATGGTGGTTATAGGTCTATCCATCATCCCTCATCCAAAAATAAACTTCTGCAATATTGGCTACTAACTAAAGTCTTTGACAAATTACCTCAGCACGATGCTTCTTATGCTTTTGTGAAAAATCGTTCAATTAAAGACAATGCTCTTCGCCACGCAAAAGAAAAAAACAATTACTACGTAAAGCTGGACATTAAGGACTTTTTTCCTTCCATCGAATTTTCAGATTTCGAAAAATGCTTTCTTCGGTATCGCGAACTAATTTCAATACCTACGACTTGGGATGAGAGCTTACTTTTCTTAATAAAAGAAACGTGTTTCCTTAAGCCGCAAAAAAATTTACCAGTTGGGTTTCCTAGCTCCCCAGCCATTGCTAACTTTGTTGCGAGAGAATTGGATGAACTTATACTTGGCGAACTTGCATCGTATGAAAAATACAATCCAATTTATACTCGCTATGCTGATGATTTAGTAATTTCAGTTGCGGAGAAAGGTTTAAGCAAGGAAATAATCAAAGCTGTTAAAAAAGCCATAAAAAATTGCACCTGTAACTTCTCACTAAATGAACAAAAAATAAAAATCTGTAGTGCTTCGGGTGGCAGCATAATCGCCACTGGATTAAAAATATGTAATGACCATCATTTAACCTTGCACAAAAAAATGAAGGACTCAATAAGACTTAAGCTAAGTCTTTATTCTAAGGGAAAGTTAAATATTGATGAACTTAACAAACTTTCGGGTTACATCGCTTTTGCAAAAAGTATAGATGAGCACTTTTATACAAAACTTAATAGGAAGTTTTTTAAAGAGTTAAGCTCATTGGAAAATGTCCACCTAAAAGAATAG
- a CDS encoding retron St85 family effector protein: MIVQFKKSGTELNRALKLLNFFIEKDRVKCPGDVKKFVFLCGANKNNGEPSARRTELIKFSEKQLSNCHFFLAELIFKELSEDDDAQLDNLLDIESELSALADHILIILESYSSFTELGAFSYSKELRGKLIVINNSKYINQKSFINMGPIKAITEVNDKGHFLHYKMNESSDAIDRADGIGAVFAPLHDLLARSDRKQARTLKKDDLNPATNFNKDSIRFIHDIIFTCGSITQSELIEILVEIFGNTFSFKKHAQKHLGVLKAINIINTSNGFYYSLQRKYYFKYGFDIESISSTFKLFFLKNAPERIYLK; this comes from the coding sequence ATGATTGTTCAGTTTAAAAAAAGTGGCACTGAACTTAATCGAGCACTGAAGCTCCTGAACTTTTTCATTGAAAAAGATAGAGTAAAATGTCCGGGCGACGTAAAAAAGTTTGTTTTCCTTTGTGGAGCCAACAAAAATAATGGCGAGCCATCAGCACGTAGAACAGAGCTTATAAAGTTTTCAGAAAAGCAACTTAGTAATTGTCATTTTTTTCTTGCTGAACTTATCTTCAAAGAATTATCAGAAGACGATGATGCTCAACTTGATAACCTATTAGATATTGAAAGTGAATTATCTGCCCTAGCTGACCATATATTAATAATATTGGAGAGCTATTCATCCTTTACTGAGCTAGGTGCATTTTCCTATAGTAAAGAATTAAGAGGTAAATTAATCGTAATAAACAACTCAAAATATATTAATCAAAAATCATTCATTAACATGGGGCCAATCAAAGCAATTACAGAAGTTAATGACAAGGGGCATTTTCTTCATTATAAAATGAACGAGTCCTCTGATGCTATTGATCGTGCAGATGGTATTGGCGCTGTCTTTGCACCACTTCATGACCTCTTAGCCCGTAGTGATAGAAAACAAGCAAGAACATTAAAGAAAGATGATCTTAATCCAGCCACTAATTTTAACAAAGATTCTATACGGTTCATACATGATATTATTTTTACTTGTGGCTCAATTACACAAAGCGAATTAATTGAAATTCTTGTAGAGATTTTTGGCAATACTTTCTCATTTAAAAAACACGCACAAAAACATTTAGGTGTCTTAAAGGCTATAAATATAATAAATACATCAAATGGCTTTTACTATTCATTACAAAGAAAATATTACTTTAAGTATGGTTTCGATATCGAGAGTATATCATCAACTTTTAAATTGTTCTTTTTAAAAAACGCTCCTGAAAGGATCTATCTTAAATGA
- a CDS encoding phage virion morphogenesis protein, with amino-acid sequence MSDLQLVNDRLNALINNLSAPARKEMARTIAKKLRASQQQNIKRQQASDGTPFKPRKAQPIRSKKGRVKREMFAKLRTVKYMKVQATSDEAVVEFTGRVQRMVRVHHYGLRDRPSRNRSEIQYEPRPLMGINQSNLNLIGDIVIDSLSS; translated from the coding sequence GTGAGCGACCTGCAACTGGTCAACGATCGCCTGAATGCGCTGATAAACAATCTGTCTGCTCCGGCACGCAAGGAGATGGCGCGCACTATCGCGAAGAAACTCCGCGCCAGCCAGCAACAGAATATTAAACGCCAGCAGGCATCGGATGGCACGCCCTTCAAGCCGCGCAAGGCACAACCGATACGCAGCAAAAAGGGGCGGGTAAAGCGCGAGATGTTCGCCAAACTCCGCACGGTTAAATACATGAAAGTGCAGGCTACCTCAGATGAGGCGGTAGTTGAGTTTACCGGGCGCGTGCAACGCATGGTGCGAGTGCACCACTATGGCCTGCGTGATAGGCCATCACGTAATAGGAGTGAGATTCAATACGAACCTCGCCCATTAATGGGTATAAATCAATCAAATTTAAATCTGATAGGGGATATAGTAATTGATTCCCTCAGCTCCTAG
- a CDS encoding phage tail protein → MLKPQQLRKALTDSVPLLQRNPDSLNAFIDSGRIVSTLAASLSFEYQYRLNMVITDYTGDIDLLIVPMLEWLRVNEPDIMATKEKQQTGFTFKADVISDTASDISIDLQLSERVIVKRVGDELHVEHVGENPLAEKDARPVQLYAHGALISEWKP, encoded by the coding sequence ATGCTGAAACCTCAACAACTGCGCAAGGCACTGACCGACAGCGTGCCGCTGCTGCAGCGAAACCCTGACAGCCTGAATGCGTTCATTGACAGCGGGCGTATCGTCTCAACGCTCGCCGCCTCGCTGTCGTTTGAATATCAGTACCGGCTGAACATGGTGATCACCGACTACACAGGCGATATCGATCTGCTGATTGTGCCGATGCTGGAATGGTTGCGCGTGAATGAACCCGACATCATGGCGACCAAAGAAAAGCAGCAGACCGGCTTCACGTTCAAGGCTGACGTTATCAGCGATACGGCCAGCGATATCAGTATTGATCTACAGCTGAGCGAGCGGGTGATCGTCAAGCGCGTGGGTGATGAACTGCACGTCGAGCACGTCGGGGAAAATCCTTTAGCTGAGAAAGATGCGCGGCCGGTGCAGCTCTATGCGCACGGCGCGCTTATCAGCGAGTGGAAACCGTGA
- the lysC gene encoding Rz1-like lysis system protein LysC (LysC is an Rz1-like component of a phage lytic system, substantially overlapping although not fully embedded in the gene for the Rz-like LysB component.) has translation MLSGCTPDRPSPAPEIIWIGCPRVTSCPVPGNSLKTAGDLAADNRQLEAALASCGLQIEIIKDCQEQHDAETSTTAQGTDRQRAAAAAKP, from the coding sequence ATGTTATCAGGCTGCACACCCGACCGTCCTTCGCCAGCGCCAGAGATTATCTGGATTGGCTGTCCGCGCGTGACAAGCTGCCCGGTGCCGGGAAATAGCCTGAAAACGGCCGGCGATCTGGCGGCGGATAACCGGCAGCTTGAGGCGGCGCTCGCCTCATGCGGGCTGCAGATAGAAATCATTAAAGACTGCCAGGAACAACACGATGCTGAAACCTCAACAACTGCGCAAGGCACTGACCGACAGCGTGCCGCTGCTGCAGCGAAACCCTGA
- the lysB gene encoding Rz-like lysis system protein LysB (The gene for this Rz-like phage lysis system protein may overlap extensively with the gene for the other spanin subunit, the Rz1-like protein in the outer membrane.) — MIRITGTLLTVALLALALTVWRWSVASDELASAQRVIGTLSAGIESRDKAISRLNSENLQGQKREAALRLMQGRASAGALTREAQIQRETDANPILRDWSAAALPDDVIRLHTRPSFASARDYLDWLSARDKLPGAGK; from the coding sequence GTGATCCGCATTACAGGAACGCTTTTAACCGTGGCACTGCTGGCGCTGGCGTTAACCGTCTGGCGCTGGTCGGTTGCCAGCGATGAACTGGCGAGTGCACAGCGGGTAATTGGCACGCTGTCAGCGGGCATCGAGAGCCGCGACAAAGCGATCAGCCGCCTCAACAGTGAAAACCTGCAGGGGCAAAAGCGCGAGGCCGCGCTGCGGCTGATGCAGGGGCGGGCCAGCGCCGGAGCGCTGACCCGCGAGGCACAAATACAGAGGGAAACCGATGCAAACCCGATACTCCGCGACTGGTCTGCTGCTGCTTTGCCTGACGATGTTATCAGGCTGCACACCCGACCGTCCTTCGCCAGCGCCAGAGATTATCTGGATTGGCTGTCCGCGCGTGACAAGCTGCCCGGTGCCGGGAAATAG
- a CDS encoding terminase ATPase subunit family protein encodes MNMTPGTIISDPRRQAALLYWQGFSVRQIAETLGQKTPTVQSWKLRDEWDSIAPISRVEASMEARLIQLIMKEVKGNGDYKEIDALGRQIERLARVERYRSSGNEADLNPNVRNRNRGERQPVIKNVFSDEQTDKLTGLFMDGCFAYQLGWHQAGLAHRIRNILKSRQIGATFYFAREALIDALTTGRNQIFLSASKAQAHVFKNYILDFARQADVDLKGDPIVLPNGARLIFLGTNVRTAQSYTGNLYLDEYFWIPKFQELRKVASGMSLHKKWRTTYFSTPSSLSHSAYPFWSGELFNKGRRNKDDRIELDLSHSHLAKGALCGDGQWRQIVTVEDALTGGCNLFDIDQLQLEYSPSEYQNLLMCEFVDDEASVFPFAELQTCMVDSLEEWTDFNPYALRPFDYRPVWIGYDPSHTGDSAGCAVIAPPLVKGGKFRVLERHQWRGMDFAAQAQSIKQLTEKYTVEYIGVDATGIGQGVFQLVRQFFPAAREIKYSPEVKTAMVLKAKDTISSGRLEYDAGQTDITQSFMAIRKTMTASGNRSTYEASRSEEASHADVAWAIMHALLNEPLTAASGGDNPSFMEFY; translated from the coding sequence ATGAACATGACACCCGGCACCATCATCAGCGATCCGCGCCGTCAGGCTGCGCTGCTTTACTGGCAGGGATTTTCCGTGCGCCAGATTGCGGAGACGCTCGGACAGAAAACGCCGACCGTGCAGAGCTGGAAGCTGCGCGACGAATGGGACAGCATCGCGCCCATCAGTCGCGTGGAAGCCAGCATGGAAGCGCGGTTGATTCAGCTCATCATGAAAGAGGTAAAGGGGAACGGTGATTACAAGGAGATAGACGCGCTCGGACGTCAGATTGAACGGCTGGCGCGCGTTGAGCGCTACCGCAGCAGCGGCAACGAGGCGGATCTCAATCCCAACGTGCGCAACCGCAACAGGGGCGAGCGCCAGCCGGTAATCAAGAACGTATTCAGCGACGAGCAGACAGACAAGCTCACCGGCCTGTTTATGGATGGGTGCTTTGCGTACCAGCTCGGCTGGCATCAGGCCGGACTCGCGCACCGCATCCGCAATATCCTCAAATCCCGTCAGATTGGCGCAACGTTTTACTTTGCCCGCGAGGCACTGATCGATGCGCTGACCACCGGGCGCAACCAGATTTTCCTGTCAGCCAGTAAAGCCCAGGCGCACGTTTTCAAAAACTACATCCTCGACTTTGCCCGTCAGGCTGACGTTGACCTGAAAGGCGACCCGATTGTGCTGCCTAACGGCGCGCGCCTGATTTTTCTCGGCACCAACGTGCGCACCGCGCAGAGCTACACCGGCAATCTGTACCTGGATGAATATTTCTGGATACCGAAGTTTCAGGAGCTGCGCAAAGTTGCCAGCGGCATGTCGCTGCACAAAAAGTGGCGCACAACCTACTTTTCCACGCCGTCGAGCCTGTCACACAGCGCTTATCCGTTCTGGTCAGGCGAGCTGTTCAACAAAGGTCGCCGTAACAAAGATGACCGTATTGAGCTGGATCTCTCGCATTCCCACCTCGCTAAAGGCGCGCTGTGCGGCGACGGCCAGTGGCGGCAGATTGTTACGGTTGAGGATGCGCTGACCGGCGGCTGTAACCTGTTCGATATCGATCAGCTGCAGCTTGAGTACAGCCCGTCGGAGTATCAGAACCTGCTGATGTGTGAATTTGTCGACGACGAGGCCAGCGTGTTTCCATTCGCCGAGCTGCAGACCTGCATGGTCGACAGCCTGGAGGAATGGACGGACTTCAACCCGTACGCGCTGCGCCCGTTCGACTATCGCCCGGTGTGGATTGGTTACGATCCTTCGCATACTGGCGACAGCGCCGGATGTGCGGTTATTGCGCCGCCGCTGGTGAAGGGCGGCAAATTCCGCGTGCTGGAGCGCCACCAGTGGCGCGGCATGGACTTCGCCGCGCAGGCACAGTCGATTAAGCAGCTTACAGAAAAATACACCGTGGAATACATCGGCGTGGATGCGACCGGCATTGGTCAGGGCGTGTTCCAGCTTGTGCGCCAGTTCTTCCCGGCAGCGCGCGAAATCAAGTATTCGCCCGAGGTGAAAACCGCCATGGTGCTGAAAGCGAAAGACACCATCAGCAGCGGCCGGCTCGAGTACGACGCGGGCCAGACCGACATCACGCAGTCGTTTATGGCGATCCGCAAAACCATGACCGCCAGCGGCAACCGCTCAACCTACGAGGCCAGCCGCAGTGAAGAAGCCAGCCACGCCGACGTTGCCTGGGCAATCATGCACGCACTGCTTAACGAACCGCTTACCGCTGCCAGCGGCGGCGATAACCCTTCATTTATGGAATTTTACTGA
- a CDS encoding phage portal protein, producing MSKRKGRKAFTATTQHAQNAPTTQQPFETFSFGEPTAVLDKRDIMDYAECIHNGRWYEPPVSFHGLAKSLRAAVHHSSPLYVKRNILASTFIPHPLLSQQEFSKFALDYLVFGNAFAELRRNSLGQPLRLETSPAKYTRRGVEEGVYWFVDEWKQAHQFEADQVFHLIEPDINQELYGLPEYLSALNSAWLNEAATLFRRKYYQNGAHAGYILYMTDAAQSSSDIERMRQAMRDTKGIGNFRNLFMYAPNGKPDGIKILPLSEVATRDDFFNIKKASRDDLLSAHRVPPQMMGIIPDNTGGFGDAVKAAQVFVRNELTPLQERMKELNSWIGQKVINFRTYNLLETEI from the coding sequence ATGAGCAAACGCAAAGGCCGTAAAGCATTCACCGCCACAACTCAGCACGCACAGAACGCGCCGACAACACAGCAGCCTTTCGAGACGTTCAGCTTCGGCGAGCCGACGGCGGTACTCGATAAGCGCGACATCATGGATTATGCCGAGTGCATCCATAACGGCCGCTGGTATGAGCCGCCGGTCAGCTTTCACGGGCTGGCGAAAAGTCTGCGCGCAGCGGTGCATCACAGTTCGCCGCTCTACGTGAAGCGCAACATTCTGGCTTCAACCTTTATCCCGCACCCGCTGCTAAGTCAGCAGGAGTTCAGCAAGTTTGCACTGGATTATCTGGTGTTTGGCAATGCCTTTGCCGAGCTGCGCCGTAACTCACTCGGCCAGCCTCTCAGGCTGGAAACATCACCAGCTAAATACACGCGGCGCGGCGTGGAAGAGGGCGTGTACTGGTTTGTGGATGAATGGAAGCAGGCGCACCAGTTTGAAGCGGATCAGGTGTTCCACCTTATCGAGCCGGATATCAATCAGGAGCTATACGGCCTGCCGGAATATCTCAGCGCGCTTAACTCCGCCTGGCTGAATGAGGCGGCTACGCTGTTCCGCCGCAAATATTATCAGAACGGGGCGCACGCCGGGTACATTCTCTATATGACCGACGCGGCACAGAGCAGCAGCGACATAGAGCGCATGCGACAGGCCATGCGCGACACGAAAGGGATTGGCAACTTCCGTAATCTGTTTATGTATGCGCCCAACGGCAAACCAGACGGCATCAAGATTCTGCCGCTCAGTGAAGTGGCAACACGGGATGATTTTTTCAATATCAAGAAGGCGAGTCGTGACGATCTGCTAAGCGCCCACCGCGTGCCGCCGCAGATGATGGGGATTATTCCAGATAATACAGGCGGGTTTGGTGATGCGGTGAAGGCGGCGCAGGTGTTTGTGCGGAACGAACTGACCCCGCTGCAGGAGAGGATGAAAGAACTTAACAGCTGGATAGGTCAAAAGGTTATAAATTTTCGTACTTACAACCTTTTGGAAACTGAAATCTAA
- a CDS encoding ATP-dependent nuclease yields the protein MLNEIEFQAGPIQGAESLKIEMTPLTVFVGPNNSGKSKSLSEIFQLIREPMHTPLVVKNISIDENVAEDLYNSNRYLRSVRPGEYINEGMKLIEKIVEYENINITLYDQNKPEYFRVLNKRQNSDLAVYLSLFCLKLDGQSRLNLINQQPAGDLLEPPRNSISYLFSNDEKRKILREIVFEAFGKYLVVDPTLTGNFRYRLSATAPENDALEKGLTRESIEFHRNAHQVTEASDGVKAFIGTLSTLIAGDPVLTLIDEPEAFLHPSLAMKLGKDIARIVNDNKDGLKKQVIVSTHSANFIMGCIQGGANINIVRLTYDYENATARVLKREQLTPLMRNPLLRSVGVLNALFYSAVIVTEADADRAFYQEINERLLEAKDRRGIEGCLFLNAQNKQTVWDIVGPLRKLGIPACGIVDLDAFNYTGGEFNKLLENCHIPPIMYSSLRIHKASLLEAFRKIKENDGKNFKTEGGIDLLKADEKDACAAFISTLAEYGAFIVPRGELEAWLTSLDVPRSKHVWLKEIFVAMGEDPTANSYVKPANGDVWNFIATISTWVKNNNKKGIPA from the coding sequence GAGATATTTCAACTGATTAGAGAGCCCATGCATACGCCTTTAGTCGTAAAAAATATATCAATTGACGAAAATGTTGCCGAAGATTTATACAATAGCAATAGATATTTACGTAGTGTTAGACCTGGCGAGTATATTAATGAAGGCATGAAATTAATAGAAAAAATTGTCGAATACGAAAACATAAACATTACTTTATATGATCAGAATAAACCCGAATATTTTAGGGTCCTTAATAAAAGACAGAACTCTGACTTAGCTGTTTATCTTTCATTGTTTTGCTTGAAACTTGATGGTCAAAGTAGACTAAACTTGATAAATCAGCAGCCCGCCGGGGATTTATTAGAGCCTCCTAGGAACAGTATTAGCTATTTGTTTTCTAATGATGAAAAAAGAAAAATTCTTCGTGAGATTGTTTTTGAAGCTTTCGGAAAATACTTAGTTGTTGACCCTACTCTTACTGGTAACTTTAGATATCGCTTATCTGCAACAGCACCAGAAAATGATGCGTTAGAAAAAGGTTTAACTAGGGAGTCTATAGAATTTCATAGGAATGCACATCAGGTAACCGAAGCAAGTGATGGAGTAAAAGCTTTCATCGGCACACTATCTACTTTAATAGCTGGAGATCCGGTTCTAACGTTGATTGATGAACCCGAAGCATTTTTACATCCTTCTCTTGCAATGAAATTAGGAAAAGATATTGCAAGAATAGTAAACGACAATAAAGATGGGTTAAAGAAGCAAGTAATAGTTTCAACACACAGTGCAAATTTTATAATGGGATGCATTCAAGGTGGTGCAAATATAAACATTGTTAGGCTAACATATGATTATGAAAATGCAACTGCAAGGGTTTTAAAGCGTGAACAACTGACACCATTAATGAGGAATCCGTTATTAAGGTCGGTGGGTGTATTGAACGCTTTATTTTATAGTGCAGTAATAGTTACAGAAGCTGATGCCGATAGAGCCTTTTACCAGGAAATAAATGAAAGATTACTCGAGGCTAAAGATAGGCGCGGCATTGAAGGTTGTTTATTTCTCAACGCTCAAAATAAACAAACTGTTTGGGACATTGTCGGTCCCTTGAGAAAGTTAGGAATACCAGCTTGTGGTATTGTTGATCTTGATGCCTTTAATTACACCGGTGGGGAGTTCAATAAGCTTTTAGAAAACTGCCACATCCCCCCAATAATGTATTCATCGCTTCGAATACACAAAGCATCATTACTTGAAGCTTTCAGAAAAATAAAAGAGAATGATGGTAAAAACTTTAAAACTGAAGGCGGAATAGATCTATTGAAGGCAGACGAAAAGGATGCTTGTGCTGCTTTTATTTCTACTCTGGCTGAATATGGTGCATTTATTGTTCCCCGAGGGGAGTTGGAGGCTTGGCTAACAAGTTTAGATGTTCCAAGAAGTAAACATGTTTGGTTAAAGGAAATATTCGTAGCGATGGGTGAAGATCCTACTGCTAATAGTTATGTTAAACCTGCCAACGGTGATGTATGGAATTTTATTGCAACCATTAGTACGTGGGTTAAGAATAATAATAAAAAGGGTATTCCTGCTTAA